A genomic window from Agreia sp. COWG includes:
- a CDS encoding alpha-E domain-containing protein encodes MLSRIAESLFWIGRYIERSDGTARILDVHLQLLLEDPWIEEDVACRSLLALMGSEVPDIERELTRQDVLATLAVDRTHPASIAYSLGAARENARRAREIVSTELWECLNTTRAKMPRRIAAEKTHEFFGWVRERAALAVGIVESGTSRDEAWHFFNLGRSLEQADMTARLLATRSLTEASGPSWTTILRSCGAYETYLRTYRGVPSARNAAEFLLLDRLFPRSIIFSVSRAEESLRSIEPRNGRVGVTDNAQRLLGQIRSQLEYRPIMDILHELPKHMDSVQDATSTASEAIRMRYFPTNAAPSWTGENT; translated from the coding sequence ATGCTGAGCCGCATCGCCGAGAGCCTGTTCTGGATCGGCCGCTACATCGAGCGCAGTGACGGAACCGCGCGCATCCTCGACGTGCACCTACAACTGCTGCTCGAGGACCCGTGGATCGAGGAGGACGTCGCCTGCCGATCGCTGCTGGCGCTCATGGGCAGCGAGGTTCCCGACATCGAGCGCGAGCTCACGCGACAAGACGTGCTGGCGACCCTCGCGGTCGACCGCACCCATCCGGCATCCATCGCCTATTCGCTCGGGGCGGCCCGCGAGAATGCCCGCCGCGCCCGCGAGATCGTCTCGACCGAGCTGTGGGAGTGCCTCAACACGACCCGCGCCAAGATGCCCCGGCGCATCGCGGCAGAGAAGACGCACGAGTTCTTCGGCTGGGTGCGTGAGCGGGCCGCGCTCGCGGTGGGCATCGTCGAATCGGGTACGAGCCGCGACGAGGCCTGGCACTTCTTCAACCTGGGACGCTCGCTCGAGCAGGCCGACATGACGGCCAGGCTGCTGGCGACGAGGAGCCTCACCGAGGCATCCGGCCCGAGTTGGACGACCATTCTGCGGTCGTGCGGCGCCTACGAGACGTATCTGCGCACCTATCGGGGCGTGCCGTCGGCACGCAATGCGGCCGAGTTCCTGCTGCTCGACCGACTGTTTCCACGCTCGATCATCTTCTCCGTCTCTCGGGCAGAGGAGTCGCTGCGCAGCATCGAGCCGCGCAACGGCCGAGTCGGAGTGACCGACAACGCGCAACGGCTGCTCGGACAGATTCGAAGCCAGCTCGAATACCGGCCGATCATGGACATTCTGCACGAGCTGCCGAAGCACATGGACAGCGTGCAAGACGCCACGTCGACCGCGTCGGAGGCGATCCGCATGCGCTACTTCCCCACCAACGCCGCCCCTTCCTGGACGGGAGAGAACACATGA